In one Nitrososphaera viennensis EN76 genomic region, the following are encoded:
- a CDS encoding DEAD/DEAH box helicase — protein MAVKESATTFEELGLDEKVQKALAENGFEKPFPIQEAAIPLILQGKDVIGQAHTGTGKTAAFGLPLLSKVKNGNRQVQALILVPTRELAVQVTGELIKFSKYAQVWTVSVYGGQSFGVQTGLLKRGAHIVVATPGRLIDHIKRGSIKLDGVKFVVLDEADRMLDMGFIDDIEFILSRLGKSGSKDRQTLLFSATMSPEILRLAKGHMREGQIREIRLNTKEVGLDNIEQSYLLVSEQQKFSHLTSLIRPHKEQVIVFAATKRRADKLAANLKAGGFRASAIHGDLSQKERDHVMNRFRRGADSVLVATDIAARGIDVPAVGHVINYDVPNEPETYFHRIGRTARAGAEGTAVSLVSPDRFGEFERILRQTKLPISRLNEAMGIEVPALQQQRGRHPHQPQQHGRSGRNRRNFGGGSKRRNWRRR, from the coding sequence ATGGCAGTAAAGGAATCCGCAACCACGTTTGAGGAACTCGGGCTTGACGAGAAGGTCCAGAAAGCGCTTGCAGAAAACGGGTTTGAGAAACCCTTCCCGATACAGGAGGCGGCAATACCACTCATCCTGCAGGGAAAAGACGTCATAGGGCAGGCGCACACGGGCACCGGCAAGACGGCGGCATTTGGGTTGCCGCTCTTGTCAAAAGTGAAAAATGGCAATAGGCAGGTGCAGGCGCTGATACTCGTGCCGACAAGGGAGCTTGCGGTTCAGGTTACAGGCGAGCTGATAAAATTTTCAAAATACGCGCAGGTATGGACGGTTTCAGTTTACGGCGGGCAGAGCTTTGGGGTTCAGACCGGCCTGCTAAAGAGGGGTGCCCACATAGTGGTCGCCACGCCCGGCAGGCTCATAGACCACATAAAGCGGGGCTCGATAAAGTTGGACGGAGTCAAGTTTGTAGTCCTTGATGAGGCCGACAGGATGCTTGACATGGGCTTTATCGACGACATCGAGTTCATACTGTCAAGGCTGGGCAAGAGCGGGAGCAAAGACAGACAAACGTTGCTGTTTTCCGCGACAATGTCGCCGGAGATCCTAAGGCTTGCCAAGGGCCACATGCGGGAAGGGCAGATACGCGAAATAAGGCTGAACACGAAGGAAGTCGGCCTTGACAACATCGAGCAGTCGTACCTCCTCGTAAGCGAGCAGCAGAAATTCAGCCACCTGACAAGCCTCATCCGCCCGCACAAGGAGCAGGTGATAGTGTTTGCCGCGACAAAGCGCAGGGCGGACAAGCTGGCGGCAAACCTGAAGGCGGGAGGTTTTCGGGCGTCTGCAATACACGGCGACCTGTCTCAGAAAGAGCGCGACCACGTCATGAACAGGTTCCGCAGGGGCGCAGACAGCGTGCTTGTGGCAACAGACATTGCCGCAAGGGGAATCGACGTCCCGGCGGTGGGCCACGTGATAAACTATGACGTGCCAAACGAGCCGGAAACCTATTTTCACAGAATAGGCCGGACCGCAAGGGCAGGAGCAGAAGGCACTGCCGTCTCGCTCGTGTCTCCCGACCGGTTTGGCGAGTTTGAAAGGATACTGAGGCAAACGAAACTTCCAATAAGCCGATTGAATGAGGCGATGGGGATCGAAGTCCCTGCGCTGCAACAGCAGCGCGGCCGCCACCCGCATCAGCCGCAGCAGCACGGGCGCAGCGGCCGGAACCGCCGCAACTTTGGTGGCGGAAGCAAAAGAAGAAACTGGAGAAGAAGATAA
- a CDS encoding class I SAM-dependent methyltransferase — protein MSNSDARRHHHDHTTDSWAERAKRYDDIIDLLEPELQYATEAMLDAVQVGSGTRLLDLACGPGHSTAAANARGAEALGIDSSPRMLEAARRRFPDIQFKIADMTNPPPGPWDAVICRLGAHHADDTWVNAAWRILVPGGRIALAEFDAIDETSRTKGMRHPSEWVRLLEGAGFVDVTVTTCILRLGSPAASTPNLVSTLRENQNTHLQDGLVYILAGRKPTTRT, from the coding sequence ATGAGCAATTCAGACGCACGTCGCCATCACCACGACCACACAACGGATTCTTGGGCGGAGAGGGCCAAGAGATACGATGACATCATCGACTTGCTGGAACCGGAGTTGCAATACGCCACAGAGGCGATGCTGGACGCCGTGCAAGTGGGAAGCGGTACACGGTTGCTTGACTTGGCCTGCGGGCCCGGACACAGCACGGCGGCCGCAAATGCACGGGGCGCCGAAGCGCTGGGAATCGACAGCAGCCCGCGCATGTTGGAAGCGGCAAGACGCCGCTTCCCGGATATTCAGTTCAAAATCGCAGACATGACGAATCCACCTCCAGGGCCATGGGATGCCGTCATATGTCGCTTGGGTGCACACCACGCTGATGACACTTGGGTCAACGCGGCCTGGCGCATACTCGTTCCCGGTGGACGAATTGCCCTTGCTGAATTTGATGCCATCGACGAGACATCACGGACCAAAGGCATGCGGCATCCATCCGAATGGGTGCGCCTCCTTGAAGGCGCAGGGTTCGTAGACGTCACCGTCACGACGTGTATACTCCGTCTGGGAAGCCCGGCTGCCAGCACACCAAATCTCGTCTCTACGCTACGCGAAAACCAAAACACCCACTTGCAGGATGGTCTGGTGTATATCCTTGCTGGACGCAAACCCACGACTAGAACATGA
- a CDS encoding DUF1697 domain-containing protein yields MSNNVDTYQYLALLRGINVGGNNIIRMTDLIACFEQMGFADVMTYIQSGNILFRADEQNRARLTAKIEGVLPATFHYDSRVVIITHKQLKSVVEGAPRQFGKDAAQYRYDVIFLKEPLTAKTAMKSVSVKDGVDRAYEGKSVCSISHAL; encoded by the coding sequence ATGAGTAACAATGTAGACACGTATCAGTACCTTGCACTTCTGCGCGGCATTAACGTGGGCGGGAATAACATTATCAGGATGACCGATTTAATAGCGTGTTTCGAACAGATGGGGTTTGCAGACGTAATGACCTATATTCAAAGCGGCAATATCCTGTTCAGGGCGGATGAACAGAACAGGGCAAGATTGACCGCCAAGATTGAGGGAGTCCTGCCAGCTACATTTCATTACGACTCACGAGTCGTCATCATCACACACAAACAACTGAAAAGCGTGGTGGAGGGCGCGCCCCGTCAGTTCGGCAAAGATGCGGCACAATATCGATATGATGTAATCTTTTTGAAAGAACCTCTTACGGCGAAAACCGCCATGAAAAGCGTGAGTGTCAAAGATGGCGTTGATCGTGCCTATGAAGGAAAGAGCGTGTGCTCTATTTCTCACGCCTTATAG
- a CDS encoding YHS domain-containing protein, which translates to MFKDPVCKMMVDERTAEHISEAGGKKVYLCSAACKSQFDANPKKFGY; encoded by the coding sequence ATGTTCAAAGACCCCGTGTGCAAAATGATGGTTGATGAAAGGACCGCCGAGCACATATCAGAGGCAGGCGGCAAAAAAGTCTACCTGTGCTCTGCAGCATGCAAGTCGCAGTTTGACGCCAACCCAAAGAAATTTGGATATTAA
- a CDS encoding heavy metal translocating P-type ATPase, protein MAKDPVCGMFVEEKPGAIRHTVDGREYFFCSTQCLNEFTAPEKELKKLKTITGVSIALTIPITVLTYLMILPKEINSYVLLALAIPVQFWAGWRFYKGTRDAIKARASNMDTLIAVGTTAAFLYSTLVTVMPGLFPFEGVYFETAAIIITLILIGRLLETRTKEKASNAVRKLLDLQPRMARVLRDGGKREEEVPVEQVQEGDLFLVRPGERIPTDGTVTEGSSSVDESAVTGESIPVDKSAGAQVIGATINKSGLLKARATKVGQDTVLSQIIALVQEARTGKAPMQRMADQIAKYFVPAVIAVAVASALAWYFIGGIGLTFSLLAFVSVIIIACPCALGIATPAALMMGTGKGAENGILFKGGEYLEIARKVRTVVFDKTGTLTKGQPEVTDVMALSETMGGQQELLRLAAIAESGSEHTLGQSVVRKAKEQGLVVASPESFEVVSGHGLKAGYAGHAIIIGNRKMMADNGVAVPDKVSATMSRLETEGKTATLVSVDGRLAGIVAMADTVKEHAREAIDSLKEMGIQVIMLTGDNERTAKAIASSLGIDRVIAQVLPQEKEQVIARLKSEGKGAVAMVGDGINDAPALARADLGIAIGSGTDVAKETGGIILIKNDLRDVVAALELGRKTVSKIKQNLFWAFAYNTGLIPIAAGALVPAFGAQVYEWLPLLAGGAMAMSSVSVVANSLLLGRYRPRFAAAGRPEKEQMRTEKELKQPYYHYTEAT, encoded by the coding sequence ATGGCAAAGGATCCAGTATGCGGAATGTTTGTGGAAGAAAAGCCCGGCGCCATACGCCATACGGTAGATGGCAGGGAGTATTTCTTTTGCAGCACGCAGTGCCTGAATGAATTCACTGCGCCAGAAAAAGAGCTAAAAAAGTTAAAGACGATCACAGGAGTCAGCATCGCCCTCACCATACCGATAACGGTACTGACCTACCTGATGATATTGCCAAAAGAGATAAACAGCTACGTCCTTCTTGCGCTGGCAATACCTGTCCAGTTCTGGGCCGGTTGGCGGTTCTACAAGGGAACGCGGGACGCCATCAAGGCCAGAGCGTCAAACATGGACACGCTGATCGCTGTGGGAACCACGGCTGCTTTTCTGTACAGCACCCTCGTGACTGTAATGCCGGGCCTGTTCCCGTTTGAAGGCGTGTACTTTGAGACGGCCGCCATAATCATCACCCTGATACTCATAGGCAGGCTGCTTGAGACCAGGACGAAAGAAAAGGCGTCAAACGCAGTCAGGAAGCTTCTCGACCTCCAGCCCAGGATGGCACGCGTGCTCAGAGACGGCGGGAAGAGAGAAGAGGAAGTGCCGGTGGAGCAGGTGCAGGAAGGCGACCTGTTCCTGGTCAGGCCGGGCGAAAGGATACCTACCGACGGAACGGTGACAGAAGGTTCCTCCTCTGTTGACGAGTCGGCAGTCACGGGCGAGTCGATACCGGTCGACAAGTCTGCAGGCGCACAAGTCATTGGTGCTACGATAAACAAGAGCGGCCTGCTAAAGGCAAGGGCAACCAAAGTCGGCCAGGACACGGTCCTGTCGCAGATCATAGCGCTTGTTCAGGAGGCAAGGACGGGCAAGGCGCCGATGCAGAGGATGGCCGACCAGATCGCAAAATACTTTGTCCCAGCAGTCATCGCAGTGGCAGTCGCGTCGGCGCTGGCATGGTATTTCATAGGCGGGATAGGGCTGACGTTCTCGCTGCTTGCCTTTGTGTCAGTCATAATCATAGCCTGCCCGTGCGCGCTTGGGATCGCAACGCCGGCCGCGTTGATGATGGGAACGGGCAAGGGGGCAGAGAACGGCATACTCTTCAAGGGCGGAGAGTACCTGGAGATAGCAAGAAAAGTCAGGACAGTAGTGTTTGACAAGACAGGCACCCTGACAAAGGGCCAGCCCGAGGTCACCGACGTCATGGCGTTGTCTGAAACAATGGGCGGGCAGCAAGAGTTGCTGAGGCTTGCCGCAATAGCAGAGTCAGGCTCGGAACACACGCTGGGCCAGTCCGTGGTCAGAAAGGCAAAGGAGCAGGGCCTTGTCGTCGCAAGCCCGGAATCGTTTGAAGTGGTGTCGGGACACGGGCTGAAGGCGGGATATGCGGGCCATGCCATAATTATTGGAAACAGAAAGATGATGGCAGACAACGGAGTGGCTGTCCCAGACAAAGTCAGCGCGACGATGAGCAGGCTTGAGACGGAAGGCAAGACCGCAACTCTTGTTTCAGTCGACGGCAGGCTTGCAGGCATTGTGGCGATGGCAGATACCGTAAAAGAACATGCGCGCGAGGCAATCGACTCGCTAAAGGAGATGGGCATTCAAGTCATCATGCTCACAGGCGACAACGAAAGGACGGCAAAGGCCATAGCGTCCAGCCTTGGCATCGACAGGGTTATTGCGCAGGTGCTTCCCCAGGAGAAGGAGCAAGTGATTGCAAGACTAAAGTCAGAAGGCAAGGGTGCAGTAGCGATGGTAGGCGACGGCATCAATGACGCGCCGGCCCTTGCCCGTGCCGACCTCGGCATTGCGATAGGCTCCGGGACTGACGTGGCAAAGGAGACGGGCGGAATCATACTGATAAAGAACGACTTGCGCGACGTCGTGGCCGCGCTTGAGCTTGGAAGGAAAACAGTGTCAAAGATAAAGCAGAACCTGTTCTGGGCTTTTGCGTACAACACGGGCCTGATACCCATCGCGGCAGGGGCGCTCGTGCCAGCATTTGGAGCGCAGGTGTACGAATGGCTCCCGCTTCTTGCGGGAGGGGCGATGGCAATGAGCTCGGTTTCCGTCGTGGCCAACTCGCTGCTGCTTGGCAGGTACAGGCCGAGGTTTGCGGCAGCAGGCAGGCCGGAAAAAGAACAGATGCGTACAGAAAAAGAGCTGAAGCAGCCCTACTACCACTATACAGAAGCTACATAG
- a CDS encoding NAD(P)/FAD-dependent oxidoreductase, with translation MILSTHDLAIVGGGPAGMAAALVAGRCRLDAVVINEENPRNRVTIASHGFLTRDGVHPLELLQVAKSQLQKYPSVIYYTDQVIAALEEDDGGFRIQRAVGPEIHAQRVIIAAGNRDDLDSLRLPGIHDVYGKSVYPCPFCDGFEHSDERIAVFGAEGVERHVPIIKMWSDDVHVFTNGRTLSTQAKQELDRNSVSVHEGRVRRLVSQDGRLVEVQLENESIERDAGFLWDKAGVPSNTLADDLGVPRNMNPWGIVTYQADEFGRTSVPGVYVVGDLRSGFSRLTVAAAEGGRCVEHIVHEISMEMCR, from the coding sequence ATGATCCTGAGCACGCACGATTTGGCTATCGTTGGCGGTGGCCCGGCCGGAATGGCAGCAGCCCTCGTTGCCGGTAGGTGCCGCCTTGACGCCGTCGTTATCAACGAGGAGAATCCGCGCAACCGCGTCACGATCGCCAGCCACGGTTTCTTGACCCGGGATGGAGTCCATCCTTTAGAACTACTGCAGGTGGCCAAGAGCCAGTTGCAAAAATATCCAAGCGTCATCTATTACACCGATCAAGTCATTGCCGCTTTGGAAGAGGATGATGGAGGCTTTCGCATCCAGAGAGCTGTTGGCCCAGAAATTCATGCTCAGCGCGTCATCATTGCCGCGGGGAACCGCGACGACTTAGACAGCCTTAGGCTCCCGGGCATCCATGACGTGTATGGCAAGAGCGTATACCCCTGCCCCTTTTGCGATGGCTTCGAACATAGCGACGAACGCATCGCGGTCTTTGGAGCGGAAGGAGTGGAGCGTCATGTGCCCATCATCAAGATGTGGAGCGACGACGTGCACGTTTTCACCAATGGCCGCACTTTGAGCACCCAAGCCAAGCAAGAGTTAGATCGCAACAGTGTGTCGGTCCACGAGGGACGCGTGCGCCGGCTCGTGTCCCAAGATGGACGGCTAGTAGAAGTACAGCTCGAGAATGAATCCATCGAACGGGATGCAGGGTTCTTGTGGGACAAAGCCGGTGTGCCGTCTAATACCCTTGCTGACGATCTCGGTGTGCCGCGAAACATGAATCCATGGGGCATAGTCACCTACCAAGCAGACGAGTTCGGCAGAACTAGCGTTCCCGGAGTGTATGTTGTCGGCGACTTGCGCAGCGGCTTTAGTCGCCTCACGGTCGCTGCCGCTGAAGGCGGTCGCTGCGTTGAGCATATCGTTCACGAAATAAGCATGGAGATGTGTCGCTAA
- a CDS encoding TFIIB-type zinc ribbon-containing protein: protein MVSYCPECGGELKFDLASKNFVCKSCGLFASREKIDELRDKAEARKEDVRQKRHDDYIDWWQSSKKDKQQK, encoded by the coding sequence TTGGTCAGCTACTGTCCCGAATGTGGAGGCGAGCTAAAGTTTGACCTCGCCAGCAAGAATTTCGTCTGCAAGAGCTGCGGCCTGTTTGCTTCAAGGGAAAAGATAGACGAGCTGCGCGACAAGGCGGAGGCTAGAAAAGAAGACGTGCGCCAAAAGAGGCATGACGATTACATCGACTGGTGGCAGTCTTCCAAGAAGGACAAGCAGCAAAAGTAG
- a CDS encoding MarR family winged helix-turn-helix transcriptional regulator → MTKQHRREHADKPDLVLRAISLMRQVASAINEWQRTKVKGGFTVHQALVLHYLVNHGDTTPSDLADWMHVTRGSVTPAIQRLSSLGLVKRRTDENDARKQWLTATPEARDIATQVEAQALHPVLSTFQDWSDPALRQFCDNLERILSIPFLGNRP, encoded by the coding sequence ATGACAAAGCAACACCGCCGAGAGCACGCGGACAAACCTGATCTTGTGCTCCGGGCCATTTCTCTTATGCGACAAGTGGCTTCAGCGATAAATGAATGGCAGCGCACAAAGGTGAAGGGAGGCTTTACCGTCCATCAAGCACTTGTTCTGCATTATTTGGTTAACCACGGTGACACCACACCCAGCGACCTGGCTGACTGGATGCACGTCACCCGCGGCAGCGTCACGCCGGCCATCCAGCGTCTGTCGTCTCTGGGTCTGGTGAAGCGACGCACTGACGAGAACGACGCGCGCAAGCAATGGCTTACGGCTACTCCTGAGGCTCGAGATATTGCCACTCAGGTCGAGGCACAAGCACTGCACCCGGTCCTTTCGACATTCCAAGATTGGTCTGACCCCGCCTTGAGACAATTCTGCGATAATCTTGAACGAATTCTGTCTATTCCGTTCCTTGGAAACAGGCCATGA
- a CDS encoding LLM class F420-dependent oxidoreductase, protein MQFGLQHPSFSFDYKDGDTRQIADSLKNLVARAESAGFDSFWVMDHFHQISMFGAPKEPMLESWTTISVLAGVIIRIKLGTLVTGVIYRHPSILAKIAATLDVLSKGRLFMGIGASWNEEESRAYGIVDRSFPSGQERLLRLEEAIQVIRKMWTEEPASFDGRYYRIRNAYCNPKPIQKPSPPTMMGGSGEKKMLRIVAKYADACNLLGSVETVKKKLDILKEHCKSVGRDYGSILKTKLATVVIVQGT, encoded by the coding sequence ATGCAGTTTGGTTTGCAGCATCCCAGTTTTAGTTTCGATTACAAGGACGGCGACACCCGGCAGATCGCAGATTCCCTGAAGAACCTTGTTGCAAGGGCAGAAAGCGCGGGTTTTGATTCTTTCTGGGTGATGGACCATTTCCACCAGATCTCAATGTTTGGAGCGCCGAAAGAGCCGATGCTCGAAAGCTGGACAACGATATCGGTGCTTGCAGGCGTGATCATAAGGATAAAGCTTGGGACGCTCGTGACAGGCGTGATATACCGGCATCCTTCGATCCTGGCAAAAATTGCTGCCACGCTGGACGTGCTGAGCAAGGGAAGGCTCTTCATGGGAATAGGCGCTTCATGGAACGAAGAAGAGTCCCGGGCGTACGGTATCGTTGACAGGTCTTTTCCATCCGGCCAGGAGAGGCTGCTCCGGCTGGAGGAGGCTATACAGGTCATTCGCAAAATGTGGACCGAAGAGCCAGCTTCGTTCGATGGGAGATACTACAGGATCCGAAATGCGTACTGCAACCCCAAGCCTATCCAGAAACCTTCCCCGCCCACCATGATGGGCGGTTCTGGCGAAAAAAAAATGCTCCGGATTGTGGCCAAGTACGCGGACGCATGCAACCTGCTTGGATCTGTCGAGACCGTCAAGAAAAAGCTGGACATCCTGAAGGAGCACTGCAAGAGTGTGGGCAGAGATTATGGGTCGATCCTAAAGACCAAGCTTGCCACCGTAGTAATTGTCCAGGGAACTTGA
- a CDS encoding heavy-metal-associated domain-containing protein, which translates to MAAVQKALFKVVGMYCTTCKPIVEKQLKGEQAIKKIDIDFMTDSVIVEYDSSLITKEEIKEKLERSGYQFVRRAATM; encoded by the coding sequence ATGGCAGCAGTTCAAAAGGCGCTCTTCAAAGTAGTCGGCATGTACTGCACCACGTGCAAGCCCATTGTAGAAAAGCAGCTAAAGGGCGAGCAGGCGATAAAAAAGATAGACATTGATTTCATGACCGACTCTGTGATAGTGGAATATGATTCTTCGTTGATCACAAAAGAGGAAATAAAAGAGAAGCTGGAGCGTTCGGGCTACCAGTTCGTCAGAAGGGCAGCTACTATGTAG
- a CDS encoding SpaA isopeptide-forming pilin-related protein, translating to MPLSLLTAAIIITAAAICNPAALGIQYAGADDDDYDYIENSPDNTIVIFKYQTEDMPFLLGGATFLITPNPYSYTAVYYHSYNSTDGELFAGDALVITDNNDLLDSDPTEGIIELQGVNPGTYGIMEINTSAGFMVNEDPVAVEISEDAPVGSAEFFSQLVGDTVQSGEPAPVQPPQMDSAGLVKVQSFNATVNGVKVLSASDIPVSMIISAGQANAVNGSGLFPQPVVLGSKVDGSADLLSLLEMLGVPQYDAPDENALSGNVYVPAPWMVNDNSTSGGKLVLIPTLDAVFPGMDILLNVEGQDLGLASSRLDSISIPLGAEGHEVGFKFKVIDGIPEGMPPAPGGNPAFFLDIESSGDIDLSDSASFDGHPKVNFKVAKDMATGAPPLSDGCPDVRFYLLDHTASAWQAQSPAPFRDPARDVSAGGVVVQCAYTQELEHFSSYVVSGSGTGTPTPALFIMSVSDTVTVAGGASGTSSSVSAGGSPGAGGGGGSGGGVMLGPGAPPSTEQLFVASTNRVVVGSITLESLQGATLAGAKVGQQVLVSSQITSAPGQTERQPYAFIVQVVDADGFTASLTWVEGSLDPGQTVKQSSSWTAGAPGDYTVNVLVWDGIGEAPKPLSEKKIAGVEVKE from the coding sequence GTGCCGCTGTCGCTGCTGACTGCAGCGATAATAATAACAGCTGCTGCAATTTGCAATCCAGCAGCCCTTGGAATCCAGTACGCCGGGGCGGATGACGATGACTATGATTATATTGAAAATAGCCCTGATAACACGATTGTCATCTTCAAGTACCAGACAGAGGACATGCCATTTCTTCTGGGCGGCGCGACTTTTTTGATAACGCCAAACCCGTACTCCTACACCGCGGTCTACTACCATTCTTACAACTCGACTGACGGGGAATTGTTTGCAGGCGACGCGCTTGTAATCACCGATAACAACGACCTCCTTGACTCGGACCCGACTGAGGGCATAATCGAGCTTCAGGGCGTCAACCCCGGCACCTACGGCATAATGGAGATCAACACGTCTGCCGGCTTTATGGTAAACGAAGACCCCGTGGCCGTAGAGATTTCAGAGGATGCTCCAGTTGGCTCAGCCGAGTTCTTTAGCCAGCTGGTCGGAGACACTGTGCAGAGCGGCGAGCCGGCGCCAGTCCAGCCGCCGCAGATGGACAGCGCAGGTCTTGTCAAAGTGCAGTCGTTCAACGCCACGGTAAACGGGGTAAAAGTGTTGTCTGCAAGCGACATCCCGGTTTCCATGATAATCAGCGCGGGCCAGGCAAATGCGGTCAACGGGTCAGGGCTTTTTCCGCAACCCGTCGTGCTTGGATCAAAAGTAGACGGGTCTGCAGACCTGCTGTCGCTGCTTGAAATGCTCGGCGTGCCGCAGTACGACGCGCCGGACGAAAACGCCCTTTCGGGCAACGTCTACGTCCCCGCACCCTGGATGGTCAACGACAATTCCACAAGCGGCGGCAAGCTGGTTCTGATACCTACGCTTGACGCTGTATTTCCCGGCATGGACATCCTCTTGAACGTGGAAGGCCAGGATCTTGGCCTTGCCAGCTCCCGGCTTGACTCTATATCTATCCCGCTTGGGGCAGAGGGGCACGAGGTCGGGTTCAAGTTCAAGGTAATAGACGGCATACCGGAGGGCATGCCGCCGGCGCCGGGAGGAAACCCTGCGTTCTTTCTCGACATCGAGTCTTCCGGTGACATCGACCTTTCAGATTCGGCCAGCTTTGACGGGCACCCGAAGGTAAACTTCAAGGTCGCCAAGGACATGGCGACCGGCGCGCCGCCGCTTTCAGACGGCTGCCCAGACGTCCGGTTCTACCTCCTTGACCACACTGCCAGTGCATGGCAAGCGCAGTCGCCGGCGCCTTTCCGCGACCCGGCCCGGGACGTCAGCGCGGGTGGTGTTGTCGTGCAGTGCGCCTACACGCAAGAGCTGGAGCACTTTTCGTCCTATGTTGTCAGCGGTAGCGGGACAGGCACGCCGACGCCAGCCTTGTTCATAATGTCAGTGTCTGACACGGTGACAGTCGCCGGCGGCGCGTCTGGTACAAGCTCTTCAGTCAGCGCGGGTGGCAGTCCAGGCGCCGGCGGTGGTGGTGGCAGTGGCGGCGGAGTCATGCTTGGACCGGGTGCGCCACCATCAACCGAGCAGCTGTTTGTTGCAAGCACCAACAGGGTCGTGGTCGGCAGCATCACCCTAGAAAGCCTGCAGGGCGCAACCTTGGCAGGCGCAAAGGTCGGCCAGCAGGTGCTGGTGTCCTCGCAGATCACAAGCGCGCCGGGCCAGACAGAGCGGCAGCCGTACGCGTTCATCGTGCAGGTAGTGGACGCGGACGGATTCACCGCATCGCTGACATGGGTCGAGGGCAGCCTTGATCCCGGCCAGACGGTAAAGCAGTCCAGCTCGTGGACGGCAGGGGCACCCGGCGACTATACGGTCAATGTCCTCGTGTGGGACGGCATAGGCGAGGCTCCAAAACCGCTGTCGGAAAAGAAGATCGCAGGCGTGGAGGTGAAAGAATAA
- a CDS encoding TIGR00269 family protein: MHSCCIKCHKEPSVYFRAYSGEYLCKKCFVRSIEDKTARTMSKYSMLKYGERVAVGVSGGKDSLSLLYVMKKIFDEHDRSKDDLVAVTIDEGIKGYRDESLEIVKGFCSQLEVQSKVMSYKDLFGVSMDEAMVLRPSEKISSCSMCGTFRRRAIDLAAESVGADVVATAHNMDDQLQTFMINLLAGDVERIGWMYPEPIEYAGGMKKIKPFAELYEHEIAFYALQREIPFQSEECPYMNESIRTDLREFFNRMESEHPGIKNNAYASMMKVSEKLRASFTEPRGDRKCRLCGRDSTGDVCSVCKTVSVLRP; this comes from the coding sequence TTGCACTCCTGCTGCATCAAGTGCCACAAAGAGCCTTCCGTGTATTTTCGCGCCTACTCTGGCGAGTATTTGTGCAAGAAATGCTTTGTGCGGTCAATCGAGGACAAGACTGCGAGGACGATGTCGAAATACTCGATGCTGAAATACGGCGAGCGGGTCGCAGTCGGCGTGTCAGGGGGCAAGGACAGTTTATCACTGCTGTACGTCATGAAAAAGATCTTTGACGAGCATGACCGTTCCAAAGACGACCTTGTCGCAGTCACTATTGACGAGGGGATAAAGGGCTACCGCGACGAGTCGCTTGAAATCGTAAAGGGCTTTTGCTCGCAGCTTGAGGTGCAGAGCAAAGTCATGAGCTACAAGGACCTGTTTGGCGTTTCGATGGACGAGGCTATGGTCCTGCGGCCGTCAGAGAAAATATCATCTTGCTCAATGTGCGGCACGTTCAGAAGGCGCGCTATTGACCTGGCGGCTGAAAGCGTCGGCGCGGACGTCGTGGCGACTGCGCACAACATGGACGACCAGCTGCAGACATTCATGATCAATTTACTGGCAGGCGACGTGGAGCGCATCGGCTGGATGTACCCGGAGCCCATAGAGTACGCGGGCGGCATGAAAAAGATCAAGCCCTTTGCAGAACTGTACGAGCACGAGATAGCTTTTTACGCGCTGCAGCGTGAGATCCCGTTCCAGTCAGAGGAATGCCCGTACATGAACGAGAGCATCAGGACTGACCTGCGCGAGTTTTTCAACAGGATGGAAAGCGAGCATCCGGGGATAAAGAACAACGCGTATGCGTCTATGATGAAGGTGTCAGAGAAATTACGAGCATCATTTACAGAGCCAAGGGGCGACAGGAAGTGCAGGCTGTGCGGGCGCGATTCCACCGGCGACGTCTGCTCGGTCTGCAAGACTGTGAGCGTACTCAGGCCATGA